GAATAGAGTGCGCCGGTACCGGCGATCCGGACTTCGTAAATGCCGGGCGAGATCGGCGCTTCCAGATTGTCGCCCCGTCCGGGACGGGGATAGCGCTTCCATTCGCTCCAGGTCGAAATCATCTTAAAGTCCCCTCGCGGCCGGTTCGGCGGCCGCCAAATTTGCTTCAAATCTTAACGTCAGCCGCCGATCAGGCCGTCAGCTGAACGCCGCAACGCACAAAATGTTTCTAGTGCTTCAAACGCCTGAAACATACCGCCTGAGCCCATCCAAGGTCACGGTCAGTTGCGGCCATCCACCGCAGATTGCGAAGAAGTGTTGCAGATCAGTCGTCCCGCGTGGGGCGCAGACCGTCAAATCACGACATCGCGACCGAAGGCTGCATATCGCCACCCTTGCCGCACGACGGATGCGGGAGGACAATCCGTTCACTTCCAACAATAATCAAACCGGAGGAAACGCGTATGCAAAGCAAAGCTCAGATCGACGAGACTCTGCGCAAGACGAGCGACGCCAAGGAGATTCCCGGCGTTGTTGCGATTGCCGCCAGCGGCAGCGAAATTCTGTATCAGGGCGCGTTCGGCAAGCGCGATCTCTCCAAGCCCGACCCGATGACCGCGGACAGCGTGTTCTGGATCGCCTCGATGACGAAGGCGGTGACGTCGGCCGGCGCGATGCAGTTGGTCGAGCGGGGCAAGCTGTCGCTCGACGCGCCGATCGGATCGCTGCTGCCCGATCTCGCCAAGCCGCAGGTGCTCGAAGGCTTCGACGCCAAGGGCGAACCAAAACTGCGGCCGGCAAAGAGCGCAATCACGCTGCGCCAGCTCATGACCCACACGGCGGGCTTCTGCTACGACATGTGGAACGGCGAGTTCGCGCGCTACATGGAGAAGACCGGCACGCCGGGAATCATCACCTGCCAGAACGCGGCGCTGAAGACGCCCGTGATGACCGATCCCGGCACGCGCTGGGAATACGGCACCAATATCGATTTCGTCGGCAAGGCCGTGGAAGCCGTCAGCGGCAAGCGGCTCGACGCATATCTGCGCGACAACCTGTTTGCGCCGCTCGGCATGTCCGACACCGGCTTCAAGATCACCGACGACATGCGCAAGCGTCTCGTCGGCATGCATGCCCGCGGCGAGGACGGCCAGCTCGCTGCGATGCCATTCGAGCTCGAGCAGAATCCGGAATTCCACATGGGCGGCGGCGGCCTCTATTCAACCGCGGCCGACTACATCAAGTTCACCCAGATGATCCTGAACAAGGGCCGCGGCAACGGCAACCAGGTTCTTAAACCAGAGACGATCGCCATGATGGGGCAGAACCAGATGGGCGATCTCAACATGACCAAGATGACCAGCGCGGCGCCGCCCTACACCAACGACGTCGATCTGTATCCGGAGCAGGCGAAGAAATGGGGCCTCAGCTTCATGATCAACACCGCCAGGACCGCGGAGGGCCGCAGCGCCGGCAGCCTCGCCTGGGCGGGCCTCGCCAACACCTATTACTGGATCGATCCTGCGCGGGACGTCACCGGCGTGATCCTGATGCAGCTGCTGCCGTTTGCGGACGCGAAATGCTTGCAGGCATTCGCGGGCTTCGAGCGCGGCGTCTATGCCGGGCTCGATGCGGGCAGCGGCAAGAAGGCGGCCTAACCCCTTAGTATGAGGCGCGCGGCGTCGCGCGCCTGATCGGCAACGGATAACCTCGTGCCCGAAAGCCCTCGGCTTCAGGCACGAGGCAATGATTTCGAGGAGACGACCTTGGCGAACGATCTTGCAGGCAAAGCCGACAGTTACGTTTGCGGCATCTCGGACACGCCGCTGCTCGGCGACACCATCGGTCGCAGCCTCGACCACGCGGTACGGCGCTGGGGCGGGCGTGAGGCGCTGGTCTCGCCGAGCCATGGCGTGCGCTGGACCTGGGCGGAATTCGCCGAACGCGTCGACGCACTCGCCGCCGGCTTCCTCGCGCTCGGCCTGAAACGCGGCGAGCGGATCGGCATCTGGTCGCTGAACCGGCCGGAATGGACGCTGACGCAGTTCGCCGCCGCCAAGGCCGGCCTGATCCTGGTGACGATCAATCCCGCCTACCGGCTCAGCGAGCTGGAGTTCGCGCTGAAGAAGGTCGGCTGCGCGGCGATCGTCTCCGCGACGGCGTTCAAGACCAGCCAGTACATGGAGATGCTCAACACGCTGCTGCCGGAGCTGGCGGGCGCCAGGCCCGGCCGGCTGCAGGCGGCGCGGCTGCCCGCCTTGCGGATGGTGATCCAGATCGGCGGTCCTTCCGCGCCCGGCACGATCCCGTTCGACGAAGTCGCGCACATGGGCAAGGCGGAGCATCGCGAGCAACTCGCTGCGCTTGGTGCTGCGCTCCAGTTCGACGACCCCGTCAACATCCAGTTCACCAGCGGCACCACGGGATCGCCCAAAGGCGTGACGCTGACGCACCACAACATCCTCAACAACGGCTATTTCACGGGGCGCGCGATGCGCCTCACCGAAGCGGATCGTATCTGCATCCCCGTGCCGCTCTACCACTGCTTCGGCATGGTGATGGGCAATCTCGCCTCCGTCACGCTCGGCGCAACCATGGTCTATCCCGGCGAGGGGTTCGATCCGCTCGCGACGCTGCGCGCGATCGAGCAGGAGAAATGCACGACGCTGTACGGCGTACCGACCATGTTCATCGCCGAGCTCGATCATCCCGAGTTCAAGACGTTCAACCTGAAATCGCTGCGCACCGGCATCATGGCCGGCGCGCCCTGCCCGATAGAGGTGATGAAGCGCGTCAACACCGAGATGAACATGCGCGAGGTCACCATCGCCTACGGCATGACCGAGACCAGCCCGGTCAGCTTCCAGAGCGCGACGGACGATCCGCTGGAGCGGCGCGTCTCCACCGTCGGGCGGATTCATCCGCATGTCGAGGTGAAGGTCGTCGACCTCGA
The genomic region above belongs to Bradyrhizobium sp. CCBAU 53338 and contains:
- a CDS encoding AMP-binding protein, with product MANDLAGKADSYVCGISDTPLLGDTIGRSLDHAVRRWGGREALVSPSHGVRWTWAEFAERVDALAAGFLALGLKRGERIGIWSLNRPEWTLTQFAAAKAGLILVTINPAYRLSELEFALKKVGCAAIVSATAFKTSQYMEMLNTLLPELAGARPGRLQAARLPALRMVIQIGGPSAPGTIPFDEVAHMGKAEHREQLAALGAALQFDDPVNIQFTSGTTGSPKGVTLTHHNILNNGYFTGRAMRLTEADRICIPVPLYHCFGMVMGNLASVTLGATMVYPGEGFDPLATLRAIEQEKCTTLYGVPTMFIAELDHPEFKTFNLKSLRTGIMAGAPCPIEVMKRVNTEMNMREVTIAYGMTETSPVSFQSATDDPLERRVSTVGRIHPHVEVKVVDLEGKIVKRGERGELCTRGYSVMLGYWEEKEKTGDVLDANGWMHTGDLATIDDEGYCNIVGRIKDLVIRGGENLYPREIEEFLYRHPKIQDVQIFGVADTRYGEELCAWIRVRPGETLTAEEVRAFCDGQIAHNKIPRYVEFVDEFPMTVTGKIQKFVMRDAVEQRLGLKAAKTA
- a CDS encoding serine hydrolase, with the protein product MQSKAQIDETLRKTSDAKEIPGVVAIAASGSEILYQGAFGKRDLSKPDPMTADSVFWIASMTKAVTSAGAMQLVERGKLSLDAPIGSLLPDLAKPQVLEGFDAKGEPKLRPAKSAITLRQLMTHTAGFCYDMWNGEFARYMEKTGTPGIITCQNAALKTPVMTDPGTRWEYGTNIDFVGKAVEAVSGKRLDAYLRDNLFAPLGMSDTGFKITDDMRKRLVGMHARGEDGQLAAMPFELEQNPEFHMGGGGLYSTAADYIKFTQMILNKGRGNGNQVLKPETIAMMGQNQMGDLNMTKMTSAAPPYTNDVDLYPEQAKKWGLSFMINTARTAEGRSAGSLAWAGLANTYYWIDPARDVTGVILMQLLPFADAKCLQAFAGFERGVYAGLDAGSGKKAA